GAGGGTCGCTGCACGCGCTCGGTGATGAGATCCAGCCGCGCGCCGACCTCCAGGGGTTGCAGGCCGTAGAGCCGCGGCAGCACCGCCGACAACACGGCACGCCCGCCGAAGTCATTCATCCACGGCGCCGGAGCCGGACACTCCTCGGGCACCTTCTCGCACGTCACCCGGAGCGCGTTCGCCTTCTCCACGCCCTGGGTGCTCCACCCCACGTAGTTGAGCTTCAACCGGGCGGACAGGTTGAGGCCGCGGCCATCCACGTTCGTGCGGGCCGCGTCCAGCACCAGGCGCGGACCTTCCGACAGGAAGTAGCCCCCGGCGATCTCTCCCTCCCAGCGCGGGCGCTCGCGCACCTCCACGACGATGTCCTTGCTCGCCTCCGGCACCTCCGGCTTGTCCAGCCGCACCGTCACCTGCCGGAAGATGTTGAGCAGCGCGAGCCGGCGCTGGCTCTCCACGAGCTTGTCCGGCACCACCACCTCGTCTTCCTTGAGGCGCACCGTGGCGCGCACCACGTCTTCCTCGGTCCGCACCAGGCCGCGCACGAGGATGCGGCCCACCGTCACCCGGGGCCCGGGCTCCATCCGGAAGAGCAGCGACACGCCCTCCGCTCCCGGCGTGGGCTCGGCCTCCACGCGGGCGAAGAGATAGCCCTGGCGGCCCAGCTCGGTGACGAGCTCCCGCCGGCCGGACTCCACCGTGTCGGGGTTGAGCGCCTCGCCGGGCGCCACGTGCACGAAGCGTTGGCCCTCGAAGCCCGGGGGACCGCCCTCCAGACGCACCGCCGCCACGCGCAGGGGCGTGCCCTCATGCACCTCGAACCACGCCTCGGCGAGGCCCCGGGTCAGGCTCTCGCGCATGCGGGTGAAGCGCACGTGGGCCTCCAGGAAGCCTCGCTCCCGGTACGCCTCCGTCATCGCCTCCGCGGCGTCCCGGTACGCCTCCTCGACGAAGACGATGGCCGGATCCAACAACCACTCGCCCGGTCCCCGGCGCGAGCCCTCCGGCCCCATCTCCGCCACGCCCCGCAGGCGCGGCGGCGTGCCCGGCTGGGGCGTGCTGGCCCGCAGACGCTCGGTGAGAATCTCGCGCAGCGCCTCGCTGGACAGGACCGTGTTGCCCCGGAAGTGCACCCGGCTCACGCGCAGCACGGGCCCCTCCTCGATGTCGAAGGCGAGCACCGCCGCCTCGCCCTGGGGATGCACCAGCTCGCGCGGCTCCACGTGCACGGAATGAAAGCCCCGGTAGAGGTAGAAGAGCTCGAGCCGCCGCGCCAGCCGCGCCACCGTCGCCGAGTCCAGGGGCTCCGCGCCCTCGTAGGCGAGCACCCGCCTGAGCAGCGCGTCCGCGAAGTGATGGTTGCCGTGGAAGTGGAGGCTGAAGCGCGGCCCGGCGGACAGGGGCACCACCACGGTCGCCGCACCCGCCGCTTCATCGAGGATCGGCCGGCCCACGCTGGCGCGCCAGTGGCCGCGCTCGCGCAGCAGGGTGCGCAGCCGCTCGAGACCCGCGTCCAACCCTCCCCGGTCCAGCACCCCGCCCACGCGCAGGCCCAGCGTGGCGAGCAGCTCGGACAGGGGCAGCCCCGGACTGCCCGTCACCGACACGGCCGCCACCTGCGTGGGCCGGCCCTCGAAGACGGTGAAGACGAGCGCCACGCCGCCAGTCTCCTGCTCACGCGTGAGCTCGATGCGGGCCTCGTTGTAGCCCTGACGCCCGTAGGCCCGGGCCATGCCCTCGAGGGCCGCCTCCAGGCGCTCCTCGTCGAGCCGCTGGCCCACGACGATGCCCCGCGCCTCGAGCACGTCCAGGAGCGCCTCGTCCGAGAGGACGACATTGCCCTCCACGGAGAGGCGCAGCAGGGGTTGAACGGGCG
Above is a window of Cystobacter fuscus DNA encoding:
- a CDS encoding POTRA domain-containing protein, translated to MSVELHLPGNADTQGLSTLVAVRKGQALSARAVRRSVERLWASERFSDIVVRSVDVPGGVRVVFELTPVQPLLRLSVEGNVVLSDEALLDVLEARGIVVGQRLDEERLEAALEGMARAYGRQGYNEARIELTREQETGGVALVFTVFEGRPTQVAAVSVTGSPGLPLSELLATLGLRVGGVLDRGGLDAGLERLRTLLRERGHWRASVGRPILDEAAGAATVVVPLSAGPRFSLHFHGNHHFADALLRRVLAYEGAEPLDSATVARLARRLELFYLYRGFHSVHVEPRELVHPQGEAAVLAFDIEEGPVLRVSRVHFRGNTVLSSEALREILTERLRASTPQPGTPPRLRGVAEMGPEGSRRGPGEWLLDPAIVFVEEAYRDAAEAMTEAYRERGFLEAHVRFTRMRESLTRGLAEAWFEVHEGTPLRVAAVRLEGGPPGFEGQRFVHVAPGEALNPDTVESGRRELVTELGRQGYLFARVEAEPTPGAEGVSLLFRMEPGPRVTVGRILVRGLVRTEEDVVRATVRLKEDEVVVPDKLVESQRRLALLNIFRQVTVRLDKPEVPEASKDIVVEVRERPRWEGEIAGGYFLSEGPRLVLDAARTNVDGRGLNLSARLKLNYVGWSTQGVEKANALRVTCEKVPEECPAPAPWMNDFGGRAVLSAVLPRLYGLQPLEVGARLDLITERVQRPSYLSSRVAAVTGLDWSVTRWLNATLQYELEGNVLQAGARPLATLNRADQERLRFPYGFFILHSLRASAAVDLRDNPANPHKGLLVSTSAEWMRDLQSYETTSSGTPLEALPLHNAKLSGNASVYAPLPSGTVLAVSVRAGIILPLEKDARVIGSKRFFLGGSSNLRGFREDGILGEDRRTQLRSQVADCRSLIQPAGCSAELLTLLAGQPPVSEGGELFTLAKTELRIPVRSSFDLGLFLEAGNLWLDWTAYRFSTLRYTVGAGFRYVTPVGPLAFDVGINLDPDEVLNEPWGQIHFSIGAF